A window from Pyrococcus kukulkanii encodes these proteins:
- a CDS encoding DUF998 domain-containing protein, translated as MLELKRLRSGQFIRSLCAKSGILAGLVYWLSVVISISRNPWFSFFKNALSDLGNPKATAPWIYNLGLIISAVFLFAFTISLIVDARNKLQTVGGAYISVSAIFLALIGVFHSGTEPHVFVSTYFFVQFFLGILIYGLGSFSFVKKISITLFILALVGLGIPWPSTALLEAYEIILLMVFAYVNSSKQISHSSEFGVESMRK; from the coding sequence ATGCTAGAGTTGAAGAGATTACGTTCAGGTCAATTTATTAGGAGCCTATGTGCTAAATCCGGAATACTGGCGGGTTTAGTTTATTGGTTGTCCGTAGTCATTAGTATCTCAAGAAATCCCTGGTTTTCTTTCTTCAAGAACGCTTTAAGTGATCTTGGAAATCCAAAGGCCACCGCTCCTTGGATTTATAATCTCGGACTAATAATTTCGGCGGTGTTCTTATTTGCCTTCACTATATCCTTAATTGTTGATGCCAGGAACAAGCTTCAAACGGTTGGTGGTGCTTATATAAGCGTGTCCGCTATTTTTCTGGCACTAATTGGAGTATTTCATTCGGGAACTGAGCCTCATGTTTTCGTTTCAACGTACTTTTTCGTTCAGTTCTTTCTGGGTATCCTGATTTATGGTTTGGGAAGTTTCAGTTTCGTTAAGAAGATCTCCATAACTCTCTTTATCCTGGCCTTGGTAGGCTTAGGGATTCCCTGGCCTTCGACAGCACTCTTAGAAGCGTACGAGATAATCCTACTTATGGTATTTGCTTATGTAAACAGCTCAAAGCAGATATCGCACTCCTCTGAATTCGGGGTTGAATCTATGAGGAAGTGA
- a CDS encoding sodium/proline symporter, whose protein sequence is MDVHAQILTVLVLYLFFLIGLGVYQGRKAKSGKDFAIAGRRLPGWVAALSERATGESAWALLGLPGLAYAAGLSAIWVAIGCVAGIIVAWAVFAGRLRREAEKYDARTFIDYIAKRHEESGKWIRVLGSLTIAFFFFFYVGAQFIGGGKTLNVLFGIDPKMGMLITAMIILPYTVLGGLQSVAYTDTVQAIVMILTLTVAPIVGVIYIATHPGLFASSVTEALKLAGPKYSSILGGLTGSAALIFVIAELSWFFGYLGGMPQLSIRFMAIKDEKNAKLARNVGIAWTILAYIGALMIGWIGLAIFGPNGLADRENVMPSVMLKLFPPAIAAVFITGAIAAMLSTADSLLILSATELSENFLKPFVYGGNVDERKSLRMSRLTTITLGLLALATAYLVPTKLIYTIVGYTWAGIGDTFSVIVVLTLFWKKFHARAVPPTIIAGLLFTIFWISAGLEAKVSARLMTFIVTLIVAVISTYVLKPKE, encoded by the coding sequence ATGGATGTCCATGCACAGATATTAACCGTCCTTGTATTATACCTGTTCTTCTTGATAGGATTAGGTGTTTACCAAGGTAGGAAGGCCAAGAGCGGAAAGGACTTCGCAATAGCCGGTAGAAGGCTCCCAGGATGGGTGGCCGCTTTGTCAGAGAGGGCCACTGGAGAGTCAGCATGGGCCCTACTTGGCCTTCCGGGCCTCGCTTATGCGGCAGGGCTTTCGGCAATCTGGGTTGCTATAGGTTGTGTTGCCGGTATTATCGTCGCTTGGGCAGTTTTCGCTGGAAGATTGAGGAGAGAAGCCGAGAAATATGACGCAAGAACATTCATAGACTACATTGCCAAGAGGCACGAGGAGTCTGGAAAGTGGATAAGGGTACTGGGTAGCTTGACAATAGCATTCTTCTTTTTCTTCTACGTGGGTGCCCAGTTCATAGGTGGTGGAAAGACGCTCAATGTTCTCTTTGGGATTGATCCTAAAATGGGAATGCTGATTACTGCAATGATAATCCTCCCCTACACTGTCCTCGGAGGTCTTCAGAGCGTTGCGTACACGGATACAGTCCAGGCTATAGTCATGATCCTAACTCTTACAGTTGCCCCAATAGTTGGTGTAATTTACATTGCAACTCATCCTGGCCTCTTCGCCAGCTCAGTTACTGAGGCTTTAAAACTTGCTGGACCGAAGTATTCAAGCATTCTGGGAGGCCTGACGGGTTCTGCTGCTCTAATCTTCGTCATAGCAGAACTTTCATGGTTCTTCGGCTATCTAGGGGGAATGCCTCAGTTGAGCATAAGGTTCATGGCAATAAAGGATGAGAAGAACGCAAAGCTTGCAAGAAATGTCGGTATCGCGTGGACGATCTTGGCTTACATCGGCGCTCTCATGATCGGTTGGATTGGCTTAGCCATATTTGGGCCGAATGGATTAGCCGACAGGGAAAATGTCATGCCATCTGTAATGCTTAAGCTGTTCCCTCCGGCAATTGCAGCAGTCTTCATCACAGGAGCAATTGCTGCGATGCTTTCAACTGCAGACTCTCTCCTGATACTTTCAGCAACCGAGCTTTCAGAGAACTTTCTGAAGCCCTTCGTCTATGGTGGCAATGTTGATGAAAGGAAGAGCCTCCGAATGTCGAGACTTACAACGATAACCCTCGGTCTCCTAGCTTTGGCTACGGCTTATCTCGTTCCAACGAAGCTTATATACACCATAGTCGGCTACACCTGGGCGGGAATTGGAGACACGTTCTCCGTGATAGTAGTTCTAACCCTGTTTTGGAAGAAGTTCCATGCTAGAGCAGTTCCACCCACGATAATTGCAGGCCTACTCTTCACGATATTCTGGATAAGTGCTGGCCTTGAAGCGAAGGTTTCGGCAAGGCTAATGACGTTCATAGTGACACTTATAGTTGCAGTGATTTCAACGTACGTCCTAAAGCCGAAGGAGTAA
- a CDS encoding FprA family A-type flavoprotein, with the protein MVNILVRKILDEPELYLIRVNDDEIKYFEATWYIPEGITYNSYLMKLGNAIVLFDTVKRDYTEMFLKELERLVDLREITHIIVHHTEPDHSGALSKVLEANEYKAKVIGTAFARNLLEGFYGKEVVKNFQVVRDGEELRIGTKTFRFITIPWLHWPDAMITYVVEDKLIFSCDAGGGYSIPREIDDSNEDVVREYLPYVTKYVVTVIGHYHKYIVQNIEKLKRLGIIDNAKMILPGHGLIWRKNPRRIFEHYERIGAGIPEKGKVLVIYDSMYGFVEERMKIVIDELKKLGKKPIVYRFTDRENPAIADILGEVPTAEAIVIGASTFEADIHPRIRYTLFEILDKANYEKPVLIIGAFGWGGVAGRKIETLIARSKFDHVATIESKGRPTKEDREKIREAINALF; encoded by the coding sequence ATGGTTAACATTTTGGTAAGGAAGATACTTGACGAACCTGAGCTCTACCTGATAAGGGTTAACGATGACGAGATAAAGTACTTTGAAGCGACTTGGTACATCCCTGAGGGAATAACGTACAATTCTTATCTTATGAAACTTGGTAATGCAATAGTATTGTTTGACACCGTAAAAAGAGATTATACGGAGATGTTTTTGAAAGAGCTGGAGAGGCTTGTTGATCTCAGGGAGATAACTCACATAATAGTGCACCACACTGAGCCTGACCATAGTGGTGCCCTCTCCAAAGTTCTTGAGGCAAATGAATACAAGGCCAAAGTTATTGGAACGGCATTTGCAAGGAACCTTCTGGAGGGTTTCTATGGGAAAGAAGTTGTAAAGAACTTCCAAGTCGTTAGGGATGGAGAAGAGCTTAGAATAGGAACCAAAACTTTCAGATTTATAACTATCCCATGGCTTCACTGGCCCGACGCGATGATAACGTACGTTGTTGAAGATAAGCTAATATTCAGCTGCGACGCTGGAGGGGGCTATTCAATTCCGAGGGAGATAGATGACTCAAATGAAGATGTCGTAAGAGAGTATCTCCCATACGTTACCAAGTACGTTGTCACCGTGATTGGCCACTATCATAAATATATAGTCCAGAACATCGAGAAGCTAAAGAGGCTCGGAATTATAGATAATGCCAAGATGATTCTTCCTGGACACGGTTTAATTTGGAGGAAGAACCCTAGGAGAATATTTGAACACTACGAGCGTATAGGAGCAGGAATCCCAGAAAAAGGCAAGGTTCTCGTAATTTACGATTCAATGTATGGTTTCGTAGAGGAAAGAATGAAAATAGTTATAGATGAACTTAAGAAGCTTGGTAAGAAACCTATCGTTTACAGGTTCACCGATAGAGAAAACCCAGCGATAGCCGATATCCTTGGGGAAGTCCCTACTGCCGAGGCAATAGTTATCGGGGCCTCGACGTTTGAGGCAGATATTCACCCCAGGATCAGGTACACCCTGTTTGAAATACTTGATAAGGCCAACTATGAAAAACCCGTCCTTATAATTGGAGCTTTTGGCTGGGGTGGAGTTGCCGGAAGGAAGATTGAAACTTTAATTGCAAGGAGCAAGTTTGATCACGTGGCAACGATAGAGAGCAAGGGCAGACCAACCAAGGAGGATAGGGAGAAGATTAGAGAAGCCATCAATGCTCTATTTTAA